A genome region from Streptomyces sp. SAI-135 includes the following:
- a CDS encoding Gfo/Idh/MocA family oxidoreductase: protein MDGVVVVVPAGQYRSVVTRCIKAGLPVFCEKPAGGSSAELRGLAELASAAQAQVVVGSMKRFAPAYRRAHELIHSAEFGAPSLAHFTFVMGQFDGYFKGNRDDLRFYLTDNPVHLIDLARYLVGDLSEMSAVLNVVPGFGVDVSLVARAGGGAACSFSFCTTASFAHRSEAIDVYGRGNAVQVDNVDTCTYRPLDGQAQTWRPNYTLPWGDSSSLVTMGFVLALRHFEEVAAGCAVNESDLDNAARTLEVAEQLYAQLLPTWSKAMDR, encoded by the coding sequence ATCGACGGCGTCGTAGTGGTGGTGCCTGCCGGGCAGTACCGGTCCGTCGTCACCCGATGCATCAAGGCGGGTCTGCCGGTCTTCTGCGAGAAGCCGGCCGGAGGGTCCTCGGCCGAGCTGCGCGGGCTCGCCGAGCTGGCCTCGGCGGCGCAGGCCCAGGTCGTCGTGGGCTCTATGAAGCGCTTCGCCCCGGCCTATCGCCGGGCCCATGAGCTGATCCACTCGGCCGAGTTCGGGGCGCCGTCGTTGGCGCATTTCACCTTCGTGATGGGGCAGTTCGACGGTTACTTCAAGGGGAACCGCGACGACCTGCGCTTCTACCTCACCGACAATCCCGTCCACTTAATCGACCTGGCGCGGTACCTGGTCGGTGACCTGAGCGAGATGTCGGCCGTGCTCAACGTGGTCCCCGGCTTCGGGGTGGACGTGAGCCTCGTGGCGAGGGCCGGCGGTGGGGCGGCGTGCTCGTTCAGCTTCTGCACCACTGCCTCCTTCGCCCACCGCAGTGAGGCGATCGACGTCTACGGTCGGGGGAACGCGGTGCAGGTCGACAACGTCGACACCTGCACCTACCGCCCGCTCGACGGGCAGGCGCAGACCTGGCGGCCCAACTACACTCTGCCCTGGGGCGACAGCTCGAGCCTGGTGACCATGGGCTTCGTCCTAGCGCTCCGGCACTTCGAGGAGGTCGCCGCCGGGTGCGCGGTGAACGAGTCCGACCTGGACAACGCGGCCCGCACCCTGGAGGTCGCCGAGCAGCTCTACGCACAACTGCTGCCCACCTGGTCGAAGGCGATGGACCGGTAG